The Pan paniscus chromosome 21, NHGRI_mPanPan1-v2.0_pri, whole genome shotgun sequence region CAAAGTGatgctcacagaaaaaaaaaatcacagctcaATTTTGTAATTATAACAGCAAAATGTGcacatctctatatacatataatttggGGACACATTTTTTACTAATCACGAGAAATTAAGACAACAGTTGGATGAGTGTCACTTATTAGCCATGCAGATGCCTTGGCACCATTCATAATTATGATGCTTTATGTTTTAGGATGTGACCTGAAATGGAAGAATTTAGATCATAAAACGCCCAGGGCTGTGGCTAAGGAAGGCGGCTTCAAAGCAGCAAGCAAAGAAATACGCCGAGCAGAGAGAATCGCTAATAAACTAGCCAGGCCAGGAGCCAAAAATCCAAATCCACTGTGGGCCCTTAGACTGCACGATTGGTCCGTAGAACGTGAGGCTTTCCTCCGGGAAGCCTTTGCGGTTTTAGACAGGGGTGATGGAAGCATCAGCAAGAACGACTTCGTGATGGTGTTGGAGGAAAGGCAGGATTATGCAAGCTCAGAACAGCTGGCTGCCATCGCTCAACTTCATGAGAAAACCCGGGGAGGAGGGGTCAATATTAATGAATTCTTTAAAGGAACCAGATATTTAAACAAGTCTTTTGTCTTAGGATCGTATGGacctaagaaaaaggaaaaagggatgggcaaaaaaggaaagaaagggaaatttgTCTTACCCCTTCCAATCTGTGTCATTCCTGAGTACGCGTTTCCACGCCGGCAGGATGGTGGGCCACCGTATTACATGATTGAGACCTACAAGAATGTCACTGATAGCAGCCGGTTCAATAGGGATCATCCCCCAGAACATCCCATTCAGGATGACTCTGCTTGGTACATTGATGATTCAGAGAAGGTATTTTCAAACATTAATATTATCACCAAAGCAGGGGATCTGGCTTCTCTGAAAAAGGCCTTTGAATCAGGAATACCTGTGGATATGAAGGATAATTATTACAAAACTCCGCTAATGACGGCGTGTGCAAGTGGAAACATAGATGTGGTCAAGTTTCTTCTTGAAAAAGGGTATGCGTCTCCGTCGGGTGTGGCTTACATTTTCACGAGTCTTCACATTTCAAGGAAGTGAAAAGATGACAGAATTTTAGTAATATAGAAAAGTGCTACTTTATTAAAGTCTATAATAAGGCTTTAATATATAAAAGCCTTTTATTAACAATTAACTTATAGGCTTCATTAAAGAATGTTATTAAAGAATGCTTTATTAAAAATGCTGATTTATTACAGGCTTTATTAAAGTCTATGAAATGCCCTATAAAAGTATGTGTTCATATTATTGATGGCTAGAGTTAGAAAAGGAGAATTTATGTTAGATTTATGTTATGTTAGATTCCTAGCGCATTTATTAAAGCCTGTAATAAATTAATTAAGCCTATAGATCTTATATGGGAAACCAGGATAATGGGAGCATAGGATTGTGTATGCACAAATATATTTTGCCAATAGCAATTATGCATGAAGTGAAGGCCAGTAAGTGTTTACTCAGGGTAAATAGAGTCTTCTGATTGTTACTGGCCTTCTATCAGTGGCAGCACGGCTCAGTCCTGTCTCAGAGCTTCACCTAGATGGTGTGGAGTCACTTTTTAATCTGCCTCTATTTGAGGATCTCAACAATTTCGAACAAGTGGAATGGTGGCTATAATAACATGTTTTGGTCCCCAAACCTGCTGCCCTCCTCCAGTGTGGGGCAGCCTTTTCCTTggtcatgtaaatatttttaaaatatcaaatcatgACAGTTTTATAATACTTAACTTTTTAGACTACAACAATCACTCAGGTTTAATTCCTTCTTCTACCGTAGTTGTATAACCTGGGTGagtttcttaatatttttgtgcctcagttctGTCATGTATGTAATGAGACTGTAGTGGGACTCATGCCACAAGATTAGTTGAAGATTAGAtgagttaaaatatgtaaagctCTTGTTAACACAGTAATTGCATACTTGAGAAATAAAGTACTAATCTTATTAGTACTTTAATGTTAAAGAAAGACTCAAATTTGTATATTATCAAGAGAGCAACTAATGAGAACATGAACTTCTGGACAGTGAATTTCTAAAAAGgactaaaatgttaaataatacatggtaatatttataatttattaatgaagtttcatttaaaaatgtattacatgCAGAGAAAGTCACAAAATGAAATATGTCCTGTCAGCTTTTATCTTCATTGGatctgattttataattttccttgatTTTAACCTTTGCAAATCGTAATCCCTAGAATCTAAAGTGCCTTTTAATGTAGATATACACAAAGAAAGTTAAGACTGTCAAATAATGCAGAACAAAGAGGTTTGAAGAAAAATTATGGCACAAAGTTTACAATTTAGCAACTTGATAGAACTCTATGAAATCttactttgcatttttagtgTCCAGTCATTGGAAAACCGTATTTTTAGTTTGTTCATCTATCTTATTTTACAGAGCTAACGTTAATGCAACAGATAACTTTCTGTGGACTCCACTTCATTTTGCATGCCATGCAGGCCAACAAGACATTGTTGAGCTTCTTGTTGAATCTGGAGCTTTAATAGATGCAGCTTCAATCAACAACTCAACTCCTTTAAATAGAGCCATTGAAAGCTGCAGACTGGATACAGTAAAATACCTACTTGATATTGGTGCTAAATTCCAGCTGGAAAATAGAAAAGGTATGCATTCATATTATTGATGATTAGGGTTAGAAAAGGAGAACTTATGTTAGATTCTAAGCCCCTTCTGATTCCATTCTCATAGGCTTGCATTGTCCACTGGGTTCCTGGTACAAACACAAGCCTGAGTTAAATATTATGGAAGTTTATCTTATACCAAGTACTTCTCCACTCATTGGTGTTGGAGGGCCAATTCTTTATGTTTACAATCTTTCATGGACTGaaatacttttgtaaaatataataaaattatttattagaaaaataaaatgaaaaaaatacaaggccaaaactttgtttttaacctttaaattttaataacagaaaattatattaagttgctataaacatttataaatacttAGTTTCTGTAGTTACTTCATTATGGATCAGTAACTATTAGTCTGTGGACTTGCaccagtttgcagatgacacatTGAGTTATTACACTGTTATGACTGTTAATTACTAATAATTGCATACCCTATAGACTTTGGGTTTCTCTTAAAGCTGGACAAAGCAATTCCTGAATTGAGGCTTCCCTGACTCTAGGAAGTAAACACACAACCTACCTTGTATCATAAATACCAtacaggaaaaattaaaaaatcatttgaataTATTTGAGCTCCTTGTTTGGAAGTACCATTTTCCTACATTGGAAGCCATTGCTTCCTTTGACTGAGGAGCATCATACCTCTGGTTGGTTCAGGCTGCCTCTGAGTCACAGATACTACTGCACCTGTCCTGCCTGATGATATTATAGATAACATATTGCCCAGCCATCTGCCTGGAGCACCTGTGGCCACTAGCTTCCCCAGACCTTTTGGAATTTACCTCCTTACATCAAGGAAAGGGGAAGATAATGTAAAATTATCTATCACATAGAAGGAAATTTGCACAATGTGGGGAGAGAACAATCAATTTGATATTTAAGATGTAATATAATATTTCCTATCACTCTTTTAAGaaacatagtaaaaaaaaaaactaaggaaaagtaattttctgtatttagatGGCACTATAAATCATGGGATCTTAAAGCTGGGACCGCCATAGAGAAAATCTGATCTAGCTCTGTGAACTTCTGTATATATACCCCTTGCTTTAGGAATCACCCTTATTAGGGCAGGCTTAGAGCTGATGTGCTGAGATATTTTTCTACATGGTTTATCATTAATATGTTTATAGTCACTCTGaatttatgtttatgtttcaaCAGGGCATAGTGCCATGGACGTTGCAAAGGCATATGCTGATTATAGAATAATTGATCTGATTAAAGAAAAGCTAGATAACTTGCCGAAACCAGCAGAAAATCAAAAACTAAAAGGCAAGACACCTCCTATACTGAAGACTGAAGGCCCTGAAATTAAGAAAGAAGAGGTAAGAAAAATGGTTGACTACCCATTAGTAACTGGAactctttaaaaatctgttttgggGAAGGCAGAAGCACTATTTACATATTGTTATACAACATGGGTAAGATAATATGCAGTGCATACTTTCAATAGCATTATTATATAGtacttttaaagaaatatctaaTAAAATTCTTATCACTGAAGAGCCTAAAAAGTACTCACTGCAAAGAGAATCCATACAAAAACCAAATGGGTTCAGCCAAATACAATTagaatgttgaaaaagaaaaccaaaactggTATTGGATTTGTATATATTTGGTCCTGAATTATACAGATTTGATGAGATGGTCCAAATAGGGAAGGAGACTAACCCTTATAAGGAGTGAAGTAAAGcatgatttttcttcattttggtcTCATTACCACCATATCCCCTTTCATTGCCCACCacttccccttcctcccacctgccacctccaccaaGGAATTTTAATGAATACCACTGAATTCTGGGATATGGAGCCATTGTCTCTAGAATATCCTGCAAAATGATTGTAGGTTTTCAATGTTTCTGGTAATCCGGAGTGATTTGGAACTTCTAAACTGCAGTGGAAGGTTGAAGTTGTTGCCCATGGGAGTTACTGAGACATCAAGACTTTATCATTAGCAGGAAACCCCTAAGTGTGTCTCTAGATTGGAAGCTTTTCTTAAGGGAGCAGAATATCTACTGGAGACTCTTGGCTGACACAGGACAAGAGATGAAAGTCAAGAAGGAAAAGTTTTAGTGTCATCAAATTGGAAAGCATTGGGGAAATGTAGGTGGTAGGGAGTAGATAGGATGAAGGGATTGTAGACAGACAGCAGACTTATAAACATGGAGGATGTTAGaatggcaaaaggtgaaggagGATCAGTCAACTAAAGTTCTTCCATTGTCATTTTAGTAGGCCACAGATCAAAGATGGGTATCTCAAAGACTTACGTGATCTTCTACCAATACTTCTAATTAAAGTTAAACAAGGCAAACTATCTCTCCCCATCCCCAAAGTTATAATAATATACTATTTTATCTCAAATTATAACTTGTACAGTAGCATTTTTAGGTTTCTTTCTGGCTTCAGAGTAAGATGTGAAACAGCAAATAATATTAGAAAGTCAGTATAgatttttacaatttataatttttttgttcttgtttccaGGAACTGCTGTCATCAATTTATGGTGTACCAACCACATCAGAGGGAAAGAAAGTACAGAAGGGTAATGTGGTTCATCTGAATTCATTGATTACCAGTGGTTATACTAAGAAAGTGGATATCACATTTATTCCACGGAGGGTAAGTGCTTCGAAAAGATCTTCATAGCATGGTAGAAGCTCATAATGTCAttttttcaaaagctttttaTGTAGAATATCCAAACAAATCTGCACAGTTTGTCTTTCATAGTTACTACTTGTGAATGTTCTTTTGCCAGGTTCTGGTACTTTCAACTCAGTATGCCCAAGTAATAGCTCCCAGCATCTAGTTCTCTTTCTGTTACTATTTCTGTATTGAGATTTACATTTTCCTAGAAAGGTTGAAGTCTTTCTGAATCAATGGCATGATCTGCAGCTGTTTAATCACTAACTCCTAAGGATACTTTTTTTTGGTACTTCTCAGACCCAACCCTTCTTTGTACTTAACTACTACCAGCTCATGCAGGAGTTTCATATAAATCAAGACTGGATTTATTCAGTAGCTTCCGAAAACCTCCACAACTAAAGAGGTGGAGACATCTTTTGGAGAGAAGGGTTGTCTTTCCATTGGCCATCCAACCAGGCTGAACAAGCAGCTCCCCTCGccttctattataaaaataattttgacttcCACATAAGACATATAGGTAGTAAACCTAGATGATCTTCTAATTCCTTTGCTTCCCTGTTTTGGCATCCTAAAAAACGCACAGCAGCTGGTCTGAGCATAACTGGCCAGAGAAGTAACTGAAGAATATTTCCGACATTATTTGTCTAGACAGTCATCATCAAAAACAGTGATGCTCATGCAACCACTACTGTCATATGAGAGGGGGGGAAGAAGTTAAAACACATCTAAAAGTAAATTTAATAGTTTTAAGTTAAAActataaacaaatttttaagttaaaactgTGTATTGAAAATTGTCTGGATATTAGCATATTTACTGGCTGTCATACTCATACCTGCTGGGGtatggctatttttctttttaagatttggAGTCCTGAAGCCACAACAGCAGAGCTGATCAGGAAGAGGGAACTACGGCGAGAGAGGTTTACACATGAGGTGGACTTCGACGATTTTATGATGCCTTTTCAGAAGAACATCACAGAGAAAGCTCGAGCACTGGAAGCTGCCTTGAAGACCTAAGTCATAGCAGTTATTTCTTGGGGTAAATGCTTTGAGGCCCAGGGACCAATCTTTGGagaaagtagatatttccatcaaaGCCAAAGCAATCCATACACCAAGAACTTGTTACCAagtatttctttttgctttaacaACTATAAATATTCTTAGCTGTCTAGAGAAAAGATGtatgttattttgaaatgaatggtATGTCATTCTGGATAAATCCCCAAGCCCCTTTATGAATGTAGTGAAATACATGGCATGTGGGTTATAAACGTTGCTGTCAAAAGATTTACCAGGTCTACACCATTATgcttattacttttttaattatcctttttatttattaaatagagacagagtctcactatattgccccagctggtctcgaactcttgagctcaagcagtcctcccaacttggccatcgaaagtgctgggattataggcatgagctactgtgcccagcctgcttatTGAAGATACATTTCTAGTGGAAATTGATGAAACAATTTAGGTTTTGGAAAAAGAAGtaatatttaatcttttaagGAAGGAGTTTATTTCTCACATGCCATTATAAACTATGTGTATTAGATACCTTGGGTTGAATACACGTTTAACAGCCCTAGATAGATAGCCCTAGCCCTAGATAGATAGCCCTAGCCCTAGATAGatagctattaggttggtgcaaaagtaattgcggtttttgccatgaCCTTTAATTgcagcaaaaactgcaattacttttgctccAACCTGACAGCTAGGTATCTAGCTAGCTAGAaaggcagatagatagatagatagatgatagatagatagatagatgatagatagatagatagatagatagatagatagatagatagatagagatttaTTGCAAATAATTGGTTTACATAATTTTGGGACCCAGATGGTTAAGTGCTAAATTTGTAGGGTAGGCTATCAGGAAGTGCAGGCTGGAAACATGCAGGAGCTGTCCCTGAAGTCCACAAGTGGAATTTCTTCTTCATCATGGAAACCTCAGTTTTGTTCATACACCTAAATACTTCAGTATGTCTTTcctaaaataaaaggcatccatttACCTAACCAGATTACGATTGTGAAAATTTCAACTGTTGTTAAAGCGACTGATGGGATCAGTTTCACCTAGATTATCTAAAACAATCTCCTTTACATAAAGTCAATGAATTGTAAATGTTGGTTGCATGTACACAATTCCTTCACCACAACACCTAAGATTAGTATTTGACTGAGTTACTGGGTGCTACAACCTAGCCAAGTTGAGTCATAAAACTGACCATCTCCGGAAGTGTACTCTGGAGTAAAAAGCTAGCTGAGACATTACTCACACCAAGAAATGCAGTGGGTACCGAACAGGAGCTCCAAAAATATCCAACGTCTCATTGACAGAAAGAAGCCACTTTAGAATCTGCCTTACCAGAAGGCACCAATTGCAGATTACAGCTCTGTCAGTCACATATGGATTAAATCCCTTTCCTCtaacctcctccctctctttccaacCTTGGAGGGACCTTTCACAGGAGCCAGttagggaggagaagggaagagagagaatgaagcagGTAACTAGGCCCACCCCTCTGGAGGAGACAGACCTGAACAGGGGTTGCTTACAAGCATTGCATTTGGATCCCAAGATTTGCTATTACAActaaattttgtctgttttgtaaggttttggttgtttttttgttctctcttttctttttgttttgacataatttcatatttatggaAAAGTTGCAATAATTTGACAAAGAATTCTTATATGCCCTTTACCCAGATTACCTAAATGTTAACCACTTACCACATTTGCTCTATCTCTTTCTCCCtctacatatatgcatatgtatgttt contains the following coding sequences:
- the ANKEF1 gene encoding ankyrin repeat and EF-hand domain-containing protein 1, encoding MALADKRLENLQIYKVLQCVRNKDKKQIEKLTKLGYPELINYTEPINGLSALHLASVSNDIDMVSFLLDLGAHPDVQDRMGCTPTMRAAELGHELSMEILAKAKADMTIVDNEGKGVLFYCILPTKRHYRCALIALEHGADVNNSTYEGKPIFLRACEDAHDVKDVCLTFLEKGANPNAINSSTGRTALMEASREGVVEIVRGILERGGEVNAFDNDRHHAAHFAAKGGFFDILKLLFAYNGDVGLISINGNTPLHYAAMGGFADCCKYIAQRGCDLKWKNLDHKTPRAVAKEGGFKAASKEIRRAERIANKLARPGAKNPNPLWALRLHDWSVEREAFLREAFAVLDRGDGSISKNDFVMVLEERQDYASSEQLAAIAQLHEKTRGGGVNINEFFKGTRYLNKSFVLGSYGPKKKEKGMGKKGKKGKFVLPLPICVIPEYAFPRRQDGGPPYYMIETYKNVTDSSRFNRDHPPEHPIQDDSAWYIDDSEKVFSNINIITKAGDLASLKKAFESGIPVDMKDNYYKTPLMTACASGNIDVVKFLLEKGANVNATDNFLWTPLHFACHAGQQDIVELLVESGALIDAASINNSTPLNRAIESCRLDTVKYLLDIGAKFQLENRKGHSAMDVAKAYADYRIIDLIKEKLDNLPKPAENQKLKGKTPPILKTEGPEIKKEEELLSSIYGVPTTSEGKKVQKGNVVHLNSLITSGYTKKVDITFIPRRIWSPEATTAELIRKRELRRERFTHEVDFDDFMMPFQKNITEKARALEAALKT